In Acropora muricata isolate sample 2 chromosome 11, ASM3666990v1, whole genome shotgun sequence, one DNA window encodes the following:
- the LOC136889013 gene encoding atrial natriuretic peptide receptor 1-like produces the protein MKTIVFLGSLFYLVSNSDAKTFKMGTLVPFSGSWRGGPKMASAILIAMDKVNNDPYWLQGHNLSYVMKDSRCEAEASIISVIDLYTLEDPIVDVYIGPGCSPGCLPGAFIAAHWGIPMISWGCGATDLSDKATYPYFVRTTGTFTGAGDLMRALMERYNWKRLGIMATTDVFFSGTANSAKVKLEEDGKFLVPFFGSFDPGSTDRNKLKSMVTSMASKARVFLFMCYGAVVRRLMLLMHDLGLLNGEYMAITLENLPGSCIENDGRDEDACNAYQGLLDISLYVPDSQEYEDFKISVYNRMPEMNYTMDSPNDTNFYAAYLHDAIILYALALNETISETGSFTDGRNVSKSMIGKNFDGASGPVGIDKNGDRVASYKLQSVVGMRKERVANFFGTRLEMLNKTFLWLGGSKTAPLGRPVCGFDNEFCPDKVEEEDPIWPYLLAGSLIVLLLAAVLVGFLLWQRKKAFEAALLARTWSIKYEDIKWPKNKGKFGSRKSMQSMGSERGSMGDEIKGQIFTVLGIYEGNTVAVKNIQKQKVILDRDVLLELKEMKDINHQNVNTFVGACVNPGQICVLTQYCNKGSLQDVLHNDSLSLDWMFKMSIASDIARGMHYIQNSPIHVHGNLKSSNVLIDSRWTSKVTDHGLFLFKEGQEIDVEAGREAKYYDALWTAPEHIFNDGFPRSQPGDVFSYGIVLSEILTRALPYNMFEDLSYKEIIERVKKGGNPPFRPRVTNDLAENPLFVEMMKQAWDQDPHIRPKFSDCLKYLKQMNKGKEFNIMDTMITMMEKYTDHLEDIVAERTAELAAEKAKTDELLYRMLPRTVAEELKRGQPVTAESFESVTIFFSDIVGFTKIASGSTPLQVVDLLNDLYTCFDEIIDMHDVYKVETIGDSYMVASGLPNRNGIRHAGEISNMSLDLLSAMSNFKIRHLPGQQLQLRIGMHSGFAVAGVVGLKMPRYCLFGDTVNYASRMESSGLALCIHVSPECKAILDQLGGYHLEERGAVEMKGKGKKVTYWLRGRDGFDKPLPDLSLQAAMEEHAFK, from the exons atgaagacgATCGTTTTCCTTGGAAGCCTTTTTTATCTTGTTTCCAACTCTGATGCCAAAACCTTCAAAATGGGCACGCTGGTGCCCTTCTCTGGTTCCTGGCGAGGTGGCCCAAAAATGGCTTCAGCCATCCTCATTGCAATGGACAAAGTCAACAATGACCCTTACTGGCTTCAGGGACATAACTTGAGCTATGTTATGAAGGACAGTCGATGCGAGGCAGAAGCCTCTATTATTTCTGTGATTGACCTCTACACACTGGAAGACCCAATAGTCGACGTCTACATTGGGCCGGGATGCTCGCCAGGGTGTCTCCCTGGGGCTTTTATAGCAGCCCATTGGGGTATCCCTATGATATCGTGGGGGTGTGGTGCTACTGACTTATCAGACAAGGCTACGTACCCATATTTTGTTCGCACAACTGGAACATTCACTGGCGCAGGAGACCTCATGAGAGCTTTGATGGAACGCTACAACTGGAAGCGTCTCGGTATTATGGCGACGACAGACGTTTTTTTCTCAGGAACAGCCAATAGTGCAAAAGTCAAATTAGAGGAGGACGGCAAGTTTCTTGTTCCTTTTTTCGGAAGCTTCGACCCGGGGAGCACTGATCGCAACAAACTGAAGTCCATGGTAACTTCCATGGCTTCCAAAGCAAGAG TCTTTCTGTTTATGTGCTATGGAGCTGTCGTTAGAAGACTGATGCTTTTGATGCATGACCTTGGTCTCTTAAACGGCGAATACATGGCGATCACGTTGGAGAATCTTCCAGGGTCTTGCATTGAAAACGATGGCAGAGATGAGGACGCCTGTAACGCCTACCAAGGACTGCTCGATATCAGTTTGTACGTCCCCGACTCACAAGAGTACGAAGACTTCAAAATTTCTGTGTACAACAGGATGCCTGAGATGAACTATACAATGGACTCACCAAACGAC ACCAACTTTTACGCAGCCTATCTACACGACGCCATTATTTTGTATGCTCTGGCGCTGAACGAAACCATAAGCGAAACTGGCAGCTTCACAGACGGAAGAAATGTATCAAAATCAATGATTGGAAAAAACTTTGACG GTGCCTCAGGCCCGGTCGGAATTGACAAAAATGGCGATAGGGTGGCCTCCTACAAACTGCAGTCTGTTGTGGGAATGAGAAAAGAGCGAGTAGCCAACTTTTTTGGCACGAGGCTGGAGATGCTGAACAAGACATTTCTTTGGCTTGGAGGTTCAAAGACAGCCCCTCTGGGGAGGCCTGTGTGTGGATTTGATAATGAATTCTGTCCAGATAAAGTTGAAG AGGAAGATCCCATCTGGCCATACTTACTGGCAGGGAGTCTTATTGTTTTACTCCTCGCGGCGGTTCTTGTCGGATTTCTATTGTGGCAGAG GAAAAAAGCTTTTGAAGCTGCCTTACTGGCGCGTACATGGTCGATCAAATACGAAGACATCAAATGGCccaaaaataaaggaaaattcgGATCCAGGAAAAGCATG CAAAGTATGGGAAGCGAACGTGGATCAATGGGGGACGAAATCAAGGGACAGATCTTCACAGTTCTTGGAATATATGAG GGAAACACAGTGGCAGTTAAGAACATACAGAAGCAAAAAGTCATTCTGGACAGAGATGTTCTCTTGGAGCTCAAAGAG ATGAAGGATATTAATCATCAAAATGTCAACACATTTGTCGGTGCTTGCGTGAACCCTGGACAAATTTGTGTCCTGACACAATACTGCAACAAAGGAAGTCTCCAG GATGTGTTGCACAACGACAGCCTCTCATTGGACTGGATGTTCAAAATGTCCATAGCGAGTGACATTGCTCGA GGGATGCATTACATTCAAAACAGCCCAATCCACGTTCACGGCAACTTGAAATCATCCAACGTGCTGATCGACAGTCGATGGACCTCCAAAGTCACTGATCATGGGCTGTTTCTGTTCAAAGAAGGCCAAGAGATTGACGTGGAAGCCGGAAGAGAGGCCAAGTACTACG ATGCTCTTTGGACCGCACCTGAACACATTTTCAACGATGGTTTTCCTCGCTCTCAGCCTGGCGATGTCTTCAGCTACGGGATCGTGCTGTCCGAAATTTTAACACGTGCTTTGCCATACAACATGTTTGAAGATTTATCATACAAAG AAATTATCGAGCGAGTTAAAAAAGGAGGAAATCCACCTTTTCGTCCACGAGTCACAAACGACTTGGCAGAAAATCCTCTCTTCGTAGAGATGATGAAACAAGCCTGGGACCAAGACCCTCATATCAGACCAAAATTTTCTGACTGCCTCAAGTATCTCAAGCAAATGAATAAAGGAAA GGAGTTCAACATCATGGACACGATGATCACTATGATGGAAAAATACACGGATCATTTGGAGGACATTGTTGCCGAGCGAACAGCTGAGCTGGCGGCGGAGAAGGCAAAGACGGATGAATTACTGTATAGGATGTTACCCAG GACAGTGGCAGAGGAACTGAAAAGAGGCCAACCGGTTACTGCAGAATCGTTTGAATCCGTCACAATTTTCTTTAGTGACATTGTTGGTTTTACCAAGATAGCATCTGGCAGTACTCCCTTACAG GTTGTTGATTTGTTAAATGACCTATACACTTGCTTCGACGAAATCATAGACATGCATGATGTGTACAAG gtTGAGACGATTGGCGATTCATATATGGTGGCCTCAGGTCTGCCCAACAGAAATGGAATTAGACACGCTGGAGAGATTAGCAACATGTCgctggatttattatcagcaatGAGCAATTTCAAGATAAGACATCTTCCGGGACAGCAACTGCAGCTTCGCATTGGCATGCATTCAG GATTCGCGGTCGCTGGTGTGGTTGGGCTCAAAATGCCACGGTATTGTCTTTTTGGTGACACTGTGAACTACGCCTCTCGAATGGAGTCTTCAGGGTTAg CATTGTGCATCCACGTGAGCCCTGAATGTAAAGCCATCCTGGATCAGCTAGGTGGTTACCATTTAGAGGAACGCGGAGCGGTGGAAATGAAG ggaaaaggaaagaaagtaaCTTACTGGTTGAGAGGAAGAGATGGCTTTGACAAACCCTTACCAGACCTGAGCCTTCAAGCCGCAATGGAAGAACACGCTTTCAAATGA
- the LOC136890251 gene encoding galanin receptor type 1-like: MNASFDTSLVRLNTSSNETSASIPKDLAASEATFQLIVFGFVFVFSMVGNAAMVAVIFKNCRLRSRKDLLLLNMIIAESSVTLTSIPVDFTLILLDKGWVFGSFMCHIIWPLQTAPFGALVLTLTAMSVQHFKGVAQSLNKSTSVGNSSCTTIAFIWVFSFMLVTPYGVFLRFVDGQCVETWGTLGSQIYTVSLFVFHYAVPLAVITFCYLSTARRIRRGHLEGNRLISGTRRARMKRSRRHVRAVRMVILFVAVFAVCMLPHQVVWLRYAFGKNVQYPDNLLTFAYIFTFTSSFVNPLLYFTHNPSLRTRFRVLFRYGSRQESRYKNDGLPAKTETPADSTI; encoded by the coding sequence ATGAACGCGTCTTTTGATACGAGTTTGGTTCGTCTTAACACGAGCTCAAACGAAACATCTGCGTCGATACCCAAAGATTTGGCAGCTTCCGAGGCAACATTTCAACTGATCGTCTTTGGTTTCGTGTTCGTGTTTAGCATGGTGGGCAACGCAGCCATGGTAGCGGTAATATTCAAAAATTGTCGCCTTCGCTCTCGCAAAGACCTCCTTCTCCTGAACATGATTATCGCCGAGTCGTCTGTCACTCTGACTTCGATTCCCGTTGATTTTACTCTGATTTTATTGGACAAGGGCTGGGTGTTTGGTTCGTTCATGTGCCATATTATCTGGCCTTTGCAGACAGCACCTTTCGGTGCTTTGGTTTTGACTTTAACCGCAATGAGCGTTCAACACTTCAAAGGAGTTGCTCAAAGTTTGAACAAAAGCACGTCGGTCGGGAACTCCTCGTGCACGACCATAGCGTTTATTTGGGTGTTCTCGTTCATGCTGGTGACACCATACGGCGTGTTTTTGCGGTTTGTAGACGGTCAATGCGTCGAAACGTGGGGTACGCTTGGAAGCCAAATCTATACAGTCAGCTTGTTCGTCTTTCATTACGCCGTCCCTTTGGCAGTGATAACGTTCTGTTACTTGAGCACTGCTAGGCGAATTCGCCGTGGTCATCTTGAGGGGAATAGACTTATTTCGGGAACACGTCGCGCGCGGATGAAGCGTTCACGTCGACACGTGCGCGCCGTACGAATGGTGATCTTATTTGTGGCTGTGTTCGCCGTCTGCATGTTGCCCCATCAAGTTGTTTGGCTGCGATATGCCTTTGGCAAGAATGTCCAATATCCTGACAACTTACTCACGTTTGCCTACATTTTTACGTTCACCAGTAGTTTTGTTAATCCACTCCTGTACTTCACGCACAATCCTTCATTAAGGACGCGCTTTCGTGTCCTTTTTCGCTATGGTTCGCGGCAGGAATCACGCTATAAGAACGATGGTCTTCCGGCGAAGACGGAAACTCCCGCAGATTCCACAATATGA
- the LOC136890252 gene encoding charged multivesicular body protein 2a-like — MEFLFGKKKTPEEMLKQNQRALNRAMRDLDRERQKLEQQEKKVIADIKKMAKAGQMDAVKIMSKDLIRTRKYVKKFIMMRANIQAVSLKVQTLRSNNAMAQAMKGVSKAMASMNKQLKLPQIQKIMMEFEKQSEIMDMKEDMMNDAIDDVIGDEEDEEESEKVVQQVLDELGLTLTDELTGLPTTSGTVGVKEGTPKQAVAADADADLQARLENLRRE, encoded by the exons ATGGAATTCCTTTTTGGAAAGAAGAAAACGCCGGAAGAAATGCTTAAACAGAATCAGCGTGCATTGAACAGAGCAATGAG GGACCTTGACCGAGAGCGACAAAAACTGGAGcagcaggagaagaaggtcatTGCTGATATTAAAAAAATGGCGAAAGCCGGACAGATG GATGCTGTAAAAATAATGTCAAAAGATCTCATCAGAACCCGAAAATACGTGAAAAAGTTTATTATGATGAGGGCCAATATACAGGCAGTGTCTCTCAAAGTTCAG ACTTTGCGGTCCAACAATGCCATGGCACAAGCAATGAAAGGAGTTTCAAAG GCCATGGCTAGCATGAACAAACAGCTGAAGCTTCCACAAATTCAAAAGATCATGATGGAATTTGAAAAACAG TCAGAAATAATGGACATGAAAGAAGACATGATGAATGATGCCATTGATGATGTCATTGGCGATGAAGAGGATGAGGAGGAGAG CGAAAAAGTCGTGCAGCAGGtgcttgatgaactgggactaACACTCACTGACGAG CTGACCGGTCTACCAACCACTTCAGGAACGGTAGGCGTTAAAGAGGGAACGCCAAAACAAGCTGTAGCCGCAGATGCCGATGCCGATCTACAGGCGAG gctaGAAAACCTAAGACGTGAATGA